One part of the Cyprinus carpio isolate SPL01 chromosome B12, ASM1834038v1, whole genome shotgun sequence genome encodes these proteins:
- the LOC109107482 gene encoding cholesterol transporter ABCA5-like isoform X2: protein MGPPLCCISDDHVHSHGCYSNLYTPVLQKQLFCHLPPHFPLWNIFYFAPSAVWLLCLLSPSAFSIGIAQVVYLEAQGDGAVFSSLGSGPHALYVPMVMLFLDCILYLLLAIYLDQVLPGEFGTRRSVLYFLQPSYWSKRYVKVSSVYEGEVNGTPVNDESVEAVSPEFRGKEVIRICNIRKIYREEDTKVEALRGLTFDIYEGQITALLGHSGAGKSTLMNILCGICPPTEGTATIYGSPVAEIAERAEMKQLVGICPQLNIIFDLLTVEEHLRIFAAIKGILPCDIDGEVRKVLKDLDLEKIMDAQAKNLSGGQKRKLSVGIAILGDPKILLLDEPTAGMDPVSRRQVWSLLKSHRAGRVTVFSTHYMDEADILADRKAVISQGQLKCVGSSLYLKNKYGVGYQLRMSVTEGCEVDNTTSLVKQHVPKAQLSRQQEAELTFTLPFESIDTFPGLFAELDCRPDLGIINYGVSMTTLEDVFLRLEAEAEVDQSDYSVFNQEKEEDEGDASSMDDTDQRLLMFSDSRQDAVTGRALWRQQFSTVAWLHMVNLKRERKSIINNLTLFLVFLIVMLMLFVAWGNFHSLSPKRLLSPIYLLHRNEAPRKYTTSLLVQNSTDSDLSGFIHNLESQDIKVEMMEELDYISAAPVSAAINVTGSSENFTYILAFNSTTIHSLPMAVNVLSNALLRGFNGTGHIKTWTKPFYYQIPGKVSHALVYIEGVILGILAAGMPAYFAMDHTRDKELKCRSILRISGLVPSAYWCGQAAIDVPFYYLILICMTSTLFAFHSTNLLTFYNTLSVALCLIGFAPAMVLFTYCISFMFVKVQSNRDFFSGVSMMLCVVSASIVPVALVNKYSFVAHLLHIALCFFSPLYPLMGCLNCITMATFLQSPHDDDFLWKNLFISVVSPYIQCILLLFTLRWLEIRYGGKTMKNDQLCRISSQAKSKAQRKPEENTSEDEDEDVQVEKARVKEALTCQSCEEKPLVVVSNLSKQYKGKREGFSLSKRKKVATKNVSFCVRKGEVLGLLGPNGAGKSTIMHMLSGVTEPTAGQILMGDYGTDFQQVENPLEHVGYCPQVNPLWPRITLQEHLEIYAAIKGLRQHDIPNIIKRVVNALELKDHLNKQAKILSVGLKRKLCFALSMLGNPQIVLLDEPSTGMDPKSKQRMWRAIRAAFKNKQRGALFTTHYMEEAEAVCDRVAIMVSGQLRCIGSIQHLKGKFGRGYSLEINLREELTGLQEVALLHKEILKIFPHAARQDSFATLMVYKIPMEDVKSLAKSFAQLESAKQNFNFEEYNFSQSTLEQVFMEFAKEQENEEEEVGSLSTTFQWQRLRQDGPVSINHTDSIVHQL, encoded by the exons ATTTCGCCCCGTCAGCCGTGTGGCTCCTCTGCCTTCTGTCTCCCAGTGCTTTCTCTATCGGCATCGCCCAG gtgGTGTATCTGGAAGCTCAGGGGGACGGCGCAGTGTTTTCCTCTCTTGGCAGTGGTCCTCACGCCCTCTATGTTCCTATGGTCATGCTGTTTTTGGACTGCATTCTCTATCTGCTTTTAGCCATTTACCTGGACCAAGTGCTACCAG GCGAGTTTGGCACAAGGCGCTCAGTGCTATACTTCCTACAGCCATCCTATTGGTCTAAGCGCTATGTGAAGGTGAGCTCTGTGTATGAGGGCGAGGTCAACGGAACCCCAGTGAATGATGAATCGGTGGAGGCGGTTTCTCCTGAGTTTAGAGGCAAAGAGGTTATCAG GATCTGCAATATTCGTAAAATCTACAGAGAGGAAGACACCAAAGTGGAGGCTTTGAGAG GTTTGACTTTTGACATCTATGAGGGTCAGATCACTGCCCTGCTGGGTCACAGTGGAGCAGGAAAATCCACCCTCATGAACATCCTATGTGGCATCTGCCCCCCTACAGAAG GCACAGCAACCATCTATGGCTCTCCTGTGGCAGAGATAGCAGAGAGGGCTGAGATGAAACAGCTGGTTGGTATATGCCCCCAGTTGAACATCATCTTTGATTTGCTCACTGTTGAGGAACACCTGAGAATCTTTGCTGCCATCAAAGGGATCCTGCCCTGTGATATTGATGGTGAG GTGAGAAAAGTTCTAAAGGATCTGGATTTGGAAAAGATTATGGACGCCCAGGCGAAAAACTTGAGTGGAGGCCAGAAAAGGAAGCTCTCTGTGGGCATAGCGATTCTCGGAGACCCAAAG ATCCTTCTTCTGGATGAGCCAACGGCTGGTATGGACCCAGTGTCTCGACGCCAGGTCTGGTCCTTACTGAAGAGCCATAGAGCAGGCAGAGTTACTGTATTCAGCACTCATTACATGGATGAGGCAGATATACTTGCAG ATCGTAAAGCTGTCATCTCTCAAGGACAGCTGAAATGTGTTGGTTCCTCTTTGTACCTGAAGAACAAGTATGGGGTCGGCTACCAACTTAG AATGTCTGTAACTGAAGGCTGTGAAGTGGACAACACCACATCACTGGTCAAGCAGCATGTTCCCAAGGCTCAGTTGTCAAGGCAGCAAGAGGCTGAGCTTACATTCACATTGCCTTTCGAGAGCATAGACACTTTCCCAG GGCTGTTCGCGGAGCTGGACTGTCGACCTGACCTGGGAATCATTAACTATGGTGTCTCCATGACAACATTAGAGGATGTCTTCTTGCGCTTGGAGGCAGAGGCAGAAGTGGATCAGTCTG ATTACAGTGTGTTTAACCAAGAAAAGGAGGAAGACGAGGGAGACGCGTCCTCTATGGATGACACAGACCAGCggctgctgatgttttcagacagcagGCAGGATGCAGTAACTGGTCGAGCCCTTTGGAGGCAGCAGTTTAGCACCGTGGCCTGGCTGCACATGGTCaacctaaagagagagagaaaatctatCATAAACAA TTTGACGCTGTTTCTAGTGTTCTTAATTGTAATGCTTATGCTGTTCGTGGCCTGGGGAAACTTTCATAGTCTTTCTCCTAAAAGACTGTTATCACCTATATACCTGCTGCACCGCAACGAGGCTCCTCGCAAGTACACCACCAGTCTGCTTGTGCAGAACTCCACCG ACTCTGACCTGTCAGGGTTCATCCACAATCTGGAGTCTCAGGATATTAAAGTGGAAATGATGGAAGAACTGGACTACATATCTGCTGCACCTGTCAGCGCCGCCATCAACGTGACAGGATCCAGTGAG AATTTTACctacattttagcatttaacaGTACCACTATCCACTCTTTGCCTATGGCTGTCAATGTGCTCAGTAACGCCCTCCTGAGGGGCTTTAATGGCACTGGACACATTAAAACATGGACTAAACCCTTCTACTAT CAAATCCCAGGTAAAGTGTCCCATGCACTGGTTTACATTGAGGGTGTGATTCTTGGGATACTGGCCGCTGGGATGCCAGCCTATTTTGCAATGGACCACACAAGAGACAAAGAG ttgaAGTGTCGCTCGATCCTGAGGATCTCTGGTCTTGTTCCTTCAGCGTACTGGTGCGGTCAGGCAGCTATTGATGTCCCTTTCTATTATCTTATCTTAATCTGTATGACCAGCACCCTGTTTGCCTTCCATTCTACAAACCTGCTAACCTTCTATAATACCTTGTCTGTG GCTCTGTGTCTGATTGGCTTCGCTCCAGCCATGGTTCTCTTCACATACTGCATATCTTTCATGTTCGTCAAGGTCCAGAGCAATAGGGACTTCTTCTCAGGGGTCTCCATGATG TTGTGTGTGGTTTCTGCATCCATAGTCCCGGTGGCTCTTGTGAATAAGTATTCTTTTGTGGCTCATCTCCTACACATTGCACTGTGTTTCTTCAGTCCACTCTACCCTCTCATGGGCTGCCTTAACTGCATTACCATG GCCACCTTCCTTCAGTCTCCTCATGATGATGATTTCCTGTGGAAGAATCTCTTCATCTCTGTTGTGTCT CCATATATCCAGTGTATTCTGCTGCTCTTCACCCTGAGATGGCTTGAGATTAGATATGGAGGGAAGACCATGAAAAATGATCAGCTCTGCAG GATTTCCTCCCAAGCGAAGAGCAAAGCTCAGCGAAAGCCAGAGGAGAACACgagtgaggatgaggatgaggatgttcAGGTGGAGAAAGCTCGAGTGAAGGAGGCATTGACTTGTCAGAGCTGTGAGGAG AAACCGTTGGTAGTGGTGAGTAACCTCAGCAAACAGTACAAAGGCAAGAGGGAGGGATTTTCgctcagcaaaagaaagaaagtggcCACTAAGAACGTCTCATTTTGTGTTCGCAAAG GTGAGGTTTTGGGTCTGCTGGGACCAAATGGAGCAGGAAAGAGCACTATCATGCACATGTTGTCTGGAGTCACTGAACCCACTGCTGGACAG attctaATGGGAGATTACGGAACAGACTTCCAACAAGTGGAAAACCCCTTGGAACATGTAGGGTACTGTCCTCAGGTGAACCCTCTGTGGCCTAGAATCACTCTACAGGAGCACCTGGAGATCTATGCTGCTATAAAGGGGCTACGGCAGCATGATATCCCAAATATCATTAAGCG TGTTGTGAATGCTCTAGAGCTGAAGGATCATCTTAACAAACAGGCTAAAATCTTGTCTGTTGGGCTGAAGAGGaag CTGTGCTTTGCACTAAGCATGCTGGGAAATCCTCAGATAGTTCTGCTGGATGAACCATCTACAGGAATGGATCCCAAATCAAAACAACGCATGTG GAGGGCGATCCGAGCTGCCTTTAAGAACAAACAGCGAGGAGCCCTATTTACCACCCACTACATGGAAGAGGCCGAGGCTGTGTGTGACCGTGTGGCCATCATGGTTTCTGGCCAGCTGAG GTGTATTGGCTCTATTCAGCACCTGAAGGGGAAGTTTGGGAGAGGCTACAGCCTAGAGATTAATCTCAGGGAGGAGCTCACAGGTCTCCAGGAGGTAGCGCTGTTGCACAAAGAGATACTGAAGATATTTCCCCACGCTGCTCGTCAGGACAG TTTTGCCACACTGATGGTGTACAAAATTCCAATGGAAGATGTGAAGTCGCTAGCCAAGTCCTTTGCTCAGTTAGAAAGTG CTAAACAGAATTTTAACTTTGAAGAGTACAACTTCTCCCAGTCAACGCTTGAACAA GTTTTTATGGAGTTTGCTAAAGAGCAAGAGAATGAAGAAGAGGAGGTCGGATCACTTAGCACGACTTTTCAATGGCAGAGACTGAGACAGGACGGCCCTGTATCCATCAATCACACTGACAGCATAGTACACCAGCTATGA